The Pyrus communis chromosome 2, drPyrComm1.1, whole genome shotgun sequence genome includes a window with the following:
- the LOC137725885 gene encoding mitochondrial ATP-independent inner membrane protease subunit 2-like translates to MVSLSTWCRYIAHKLEYSATLSLKNYHRGQITDKEMGDALFKNLFQGRLTYLHWNKGEEMAPSIGAQGGTLLVRKIPAADPKRVFVGDVVVLKDPEKPDNYLVRRLAAIEGYEMLSTDEKDEPFVLDKDECWVLADNESLKPKEANDSRKFGPVSMTGIVGRVIYCLRTAVDHGPVQNSHSSMRKDAPVLQVELDVDEMAKNHKA, encoded by the exons ATGGTTTCCCTCTCCACCTGGTGCCGGTACATAGCCCACAAGCTCGAGTACTCTGCCACTCTCAGCTTGAAG AACTATCACAGAGGTCAAATCACGGACAAAGAAATGGGTGATGCTCTTTTTAAAAATCTATTTCAGGGAAGGCTGACATACTTGCATTGGAATAAAGGAGAGGAGATGGCCCCTAGTATAGGGGCACAAGGGGGAACTCTTCTTGTTCGGAAGATACCAGCTGCAGATCCAAA GCGTGTCTTTGTTGGGGATGTAGTGGTCTTGAAGGATCCCGAGAAACCAGATAATTATCTTGTCAGAAGGTTGGCTGCAATTGAAGGGTATGAAATGTTGTCTACGGATGAAAAGGATGAGCCCTTTGTCCTTGACAAGGATGAATGCTGGGTGCTGGCTGATAATGAAAGTTTGAAGCCCAAG GAAGCCAATGACAGTCGAAAGTTTGGGCCAGTTTCCATGACAGGCATAGTTGGCAGAGTCATATATTGTTTACGAACAGCTGTGGATCATGGCCCCGTGCAGAACAG CCATTCTAGCATGCGAAAGGATGCACCAGTTCTACAAGTTGAATTGGATGTCGATGAGATGGCAAAAAACCACAAAGCCTGA
- the LOC137726634 gene encoding rho-N domain-containing protein 1, chloroplastic-like, with protein sequence MLQGVHIIGYGPSDAKCLPCSGISRRVAPLYPCSSRSNHKSKSQIRIGSPKGACKGVSFTCRTSSSGRNRNPDFPRQNRHGYSRSRNRKSVERDGFENLDESDVLSSKNGSLVSLSSNTKFGATASPGPREKEIVELFRKVQAQLRERSAAKEERNVEASQGHSKENATVDSLLNLLRKHSVEQSKRNSNSGSSNKDFTLDQPEKNSRDSERKNTASFDSNNKASFDSNNLLKDEVEEPTASFSRPASNFQRKSPIPRLTYQAIYSEDDHIGNTVPHMNSTGKRTKNHVDRVPKPEPEPKLELEAELDHEPEHDAKFEFEPEPEPEPEQGISQLLEDETSEDKISVLEETLIEDDENKGERVESRDLSTLKLPELRVLAKSRGAKGFSKMKKAELLELLSGSAV encoded by the exons ATGTTACAGGGCGTTCATATCATCG GTTATGGACCATCAGATGCCAAATGTCTTCCGTGTTCAGGAATTTCCAGAAGAGTAGCCCCTTTATATCCCTGCTCTTCTCGTTCCAACCATAAGTCCAAGTCACAGATCAGGATTGGATCACCGAAAGGTGCTTGCAAGGGGGTGTCTTTTACGTGCAGAACAAGTTCTAGTGGTCGTAATAGAAATCCAGACTTTCCAAGGCAAAACAGACATGGGTACTCCCGTAGCAGGAATAGGAAAAGTGTAGAAAGAGATGGCTTTGAAAACCTTGACGAATCTGATGTGCTTTCTTCTAAAAACGGGTCATTGGTCTCTCTTTCAAGTAACACAAAGTTCGGGGCCACTGCATCCCCTGGACCTAGAGAAAAAGAGATTGTTGAGCTGTTCCGGAAGGTCCAGGCTCAACTTCGGGAGAGAAGTGCAGCTAAAGAAGAAAGGAATGTTGAAGCTTCACAAGGGCATAGTAAAGAGAATGCGACTGTGGATTCCCTCCTTAACCTGTTAAGAAAACACTCAGTTGAGCAATCAAAGAGAAACAGCAACAGTGGCAGCAGCAACAAGGACTTCACGTTGGACCAACCAGAAAAGAATTCCCGAGATAGTGAAAGAAAAAACACAGCTTCTTTTGATTCAAACAACAAAGCTTCTTTTGATTCAAATAACCTTTTGAAGGATGAGGTTGAAGAACCTACTGCCTCTTTCAGCAGGCCTGCATCAAATTTTCAACGGAAATCTCCCATTCCTCGGTTAACATACCAGGCCATTTATTCTGAGGATGATCACATAGGCAACACAGTGCCACATATGAATTCAACTGGGAAAAGAACGAAGAATCATGTTGACAGAGTTCCTAAACCAGAGCCCGAGCCAAAGCTTGAGTTGGAGGCAGAACTTGACCATGAGCCTGAGCATGATGCTAAGTTTGAATTTGAGCCTGAACCTGAACCTGAGCCTGAGCAAGGGATTTCTCAGTTGTTAGAGGACGAGACTTCAGAAGATAAGATTTCAGTTCTCGAAGAAACTCTCATTGAAGACGATGAGAACAAAGGAGAACGTGTTGAAAGTAGGGACTTGAGTACATTGAAGCTGCCAGAATTAAGGGTACTAGCAAAATCTCGAGGTGCAAAAGGGTTTTCGAAGATGAAGAAGGCTGAGCTTTTGGAGTTGCTAAGCGGGAGCGCAGTTTGA
- the LOC137725503 gene encoding large ribosomal subunit protein uL10c-like, with translation MEATLFSFPSSKPPSPSLTQTHPKSLLTRPSTNPFLSLTPRPTRRHHHHHRLSTIRSAISRTKKEQTVETIKENLENCHLMAGIRYKGLTVKQFQDLRKVLPETTKLIVAKNTLVYKAIEGTPWEALKPCMTGMNAWLFVHSEEIPPAIKPYRDFQKEKKLDSNDFTGAVFEGKFYGPGDFKQLETMPTRAEIYAKLLGTLNSPASSLVGTIQAPARELIMLLKAYVQKLEEEGGGGQ, from the coding sequence ATGGAAGCCACTCTCTTCAGCTTCCCTTCCTCCAAACCCCCATCACCCTCCCTAACCCAAACCCACCCCAAATCCCTCCTGACCCGACCCTCCACCAACCCATTTCTCTCCCTCACCCCCCGCCCCacccgccgccaccaccaccaccaccgcctcTCCACCATCCGCTCCGCCATCTCCCGCACCAAAAAGGAACAGACCGTCGAAACCATCAAGGAAAATCTCGAGAACTGCCACCTCATGGCCGGTATCCGCTACAAGGGCCTCACCGTAAAGCAATTCCAGGACCTCCGGAAAGTCCTGCCGGAGACCACCAAGCTCATTGTGGCGAAGAACACGCTGGTCTACAAGGCAATCGAGGGGACGCCGTGGGAGGCGCTCAAGCCGTGCATGACGGGGATGAACGCCTGGCTCTTCGTCCACAGCGAGGAAATCCCGCCGGCGATCAAACCCTACAGGGATTTCCAGAAGGAGAAAAAGCTCGACAGCAACGACTTCACCGGGGCGGTTTTCGAAGGGAAATTTTACGGGCCTGGGGACTTTAAGCAGCTCGAGACAATGCCAACGAGGGCAGAGATTTACGCTAAGTTGCTTGGGACGTTGAATAGTCCGGCCTCGAGCTTGGTGGGGACGATTCAGGCGCCGGCGAGGGAGTTGATCATGCTTTTGAAGGCTTATGTGCAGAAATTGGAGGAAGAAGGCGGTGGCGGTCAATAG